DNA from Bacillus sp. Marseille-P3661:
AATACACTTGAGAGAATTATTGGCTCACCTGTAAGACTTGATGATTATCGAATTCAATCGAATACAAGTGGACGTGATGCACTTGCAGAAGTATTCGTAAAAGTTTATTTCAATGGAATGACTTCAAGTGGAAGAGGTACGGCACAGGATGTATTAGAAGCATCGGCTAAAGCATATCTTAATGCAATTAACCGCATCTTACTTCAGGAACAATACCGTGAAGAAATGCAAAAAGTAGCAAAGTAGTAATTTCCTGTAGGATGAATAATTTGAAAAATAACGTTATTCTATAAATAAGGCTTGTATCAAAGGGAGACAAAACAAAGTCTCCCTTTGACAATAATTCTAGTTTTTAATGTCAGTGGCACAATACGTGTTTTTCTAACGAAAGGAAGAGAACATATGGATAAAAAGATTGCGGTATTACCTGGTGACGGAATTGGGAAAGAGATTGTGACAGGTGCGATTTCTGTTCTTGAAGTAATTGCAGAGAAGTTTGGTCATACATTTAAATTTGACTTTGCTAGAATTGGTGGCGAGGCGATTGATCAGGACCAAACACCGTTACCTGCTGAAACTGTTCAAAAGTGTAAAAGCAGTGATGCTATTTTGTTAGGAGCTGTAGGTGGTCCGAAATGGGATCAAAATCCTCCTGAAATGAGACCTGAAAAAGGCTTATTAGCAATTCGAAAAGAGTTAGGATTATTTGCAAACCTACGACCTGTACAAGCATTCTCAAGTCTTGCTGATGCGTCTACGTTAAAAAGAGAAGTAATTGAAAATGTAGATTTAATGATTGTTAGAGAATTAACGGGCGGCATATACTTTGGTGCTCCAAGAGAACGTCGCGTTGATGAGAATGGTAAGCAAATGGCTGTTGATACAATGACATATACGAATGAAGAAATCGAGCGTATTATTCGCAAAGGGTTTGAACTGGCGGCTGTTCGGAATAAAAAATTAACATCAGTAGATAAAGCTAACGTACTAGAAACAAGTAGGGTTTGGCGTGAAATTGCAATTGAAGTGGCTAAAGACTATCCGGAAGTAGAGCTTGAGCATATGCTTGTGGATAACGCAGCTATGCAGCTAATCCGTAATCCAAAACAATTTGACGTAATGGTAACGGAAAATATGTTTGGGGATATTTTAAGTGATGAAGCTTCAATGCTTACCGGCTCTCTGGGTATGTTACCATCGGCTAGCTTATCTGCCGAAGGACCAGGCTTATATGAACCTTGTCATGGATCTGCACCTGATATTGCAGGTCAAAATAAAGCTAATCCACTAGCAACGATTTTATCGGCTGCAATGATGTTAAAATACTCTTTTAATCTATTAAAAGAAGGAGATATCATCGAGCAAGCTGTTCAGCAAGTATTAGAAAAAGGACATCGTACTGCAGATTTGGCTGCAGGAACTGATACTGTGCTTTCAACAGATCAAATGGTTGAGCAAGTTATCAATGAAATTAAGGGAATTTGCGAATCAGTTACGATGTCAGCCAATAGCTAAGGCTGGCATCTATTTTTAAAATTTGAGACTTTAATTTTAGCAATTGAAAATTTAAGTTTCTCTATGGGAGGGAAATGTATGGGATCGCCGAAAACAATTATTGAAAAAATTTGGGAATCACATGCGGTTGTTTCTGAAGTAGGAAAGCCATCATTACTATATATTGATTTACATTTAGTTCATGAAGTAACGTCTCCTCAAGCATTTGAAGGATTACGCTTGAAAGGACGAAAGGTAAGAAGACCTGACTTAACATTTGCAACCATGGACCATAACGTACCAACTGATGATCGTTTTACTATTACCGATGAAATTGCTAAGAAACAAATTGATACTTTAGCTGAAAACTGTAAAGCATTTGGTGTTGAAATTGCAGACTTAAATAGCCCTGACCAAGGGATTGTTCATGTAATAGGCCCTGAATTAGGATTAACACAGCCAGGTAAAACAATAGTTTGCGGTGACAGCCATACATCTACACATGGCGCGTTTGGTGCATTGGCATTTGGAATTGGTACTAGTGAAGTAGAGCATGTATTAGCTACACAAACCTTATGGCAAGTTAAACCGAAAACATTGCAAGTAGAAGTTACTGGAAAACTTCCGATAGGCGTAACCGCAAAGGATATTATTTTAGCGTTTATTGCAAAATATGGGGTAAATTTCGGTACTGGCTATGTAATTGAATATACTGGGGAAGCTATTCGCAGCCTTTCAATGGACGAAAGAATGACAATCTGTAACATGTCGATCGAAGCTGGGGCAAAAGCTGGTTTAGTTAGCCCAGATGAAACGACTATTAACTATCTAAAAGGTAGAAAGTTTGCACCACAAGGGGAAGCGTTTGAAAAAGCTGCAGAGCAATGGTTACAACTTGCATCTGACGAAGGTGCAACATATGACAAAACAGTAACATTAAAAGGTGAAGAAATTGAACCTCAAGTTACTTGGGGAACTAATCCTTCAATGGGCATTTCGATTAATTCAACCATCCCACGCCCAGAGGATTTTGAATCTGAGGTAGATCAAAAGGCGGTTCGTTCAGCACTTGAATATATGGGCCTTGAAGGTGGAACGCCAATTAGTGAGGTTGAAATTCAACACGTATTTATTGGTTCATGTACTAATTCTCGTTTAAGTGATTTACAAGCAGCAGCGACTGTTGTAAAAGGTCAAAAAGTACATCCGGGTGTTCGTGCTATGGTTGTTCCTGGTTCTCAAAATATTAAGAAACAAGCAGAAGAGCTTGGTTTGGATAAGATTTTCCTAGATGCAGGTTTTGAATGGCGTGAGTCTGGCTGTAGTATGTGTTTAGGTATGAACCCTGATATCGTACCTGAAAAAGAACGTTGTGCATCCACATCTAACCGTAACTTTGAAGGACGTCAAGGTAAAGGTGCCCGCACGCATCTTGTAAGTCCTGAAATGGCTGCAGCAGCTGCTATTGCTGGTCATTTTGTTGATGTTCGTAATTTTTCAAAAGAGACGGTTAATCAATAATTTAACTTTAAAAGGGAGGGAATAGGATGGAAGCATTAGTAATTCATAGAGGAAAAGCAGCTAGTCTTGACCGTGTAAATGTCGACACAGATCAAATTATTCCAAAACAATTTTTGAAAAGAATCGAACGTACAGGCTTTGGTCAATTTGCATTTTTTGACTGGCGTTTTAATAACGATGGATCTGAAAATGAAAATTTTGAGTTGAATCTTCCGGAAAATAAAGGTGCATCAATCCTTGTTTCTGGTGAAAACTTTGGTTGCGGCTCTTCTCGTGAGCATGCGCCTTGGGCTTTACAGGATTATGGATTTCAAGTGATCATTGCTCCTTCTTTTGGGGATATCTTCTATAATAACTGCCTTAAAAATGGCGTATTACCGATACGTTTAGAAGAAGAGTCAGTTCGTGCTTTATTGAATGCTGCAAAAGCGGCAGATTATGTATTAACTGTTGATCTACCAAACCAAAAAGTTATCGACCAATCGGGTAACGAATATGCATTTGAAATTGACCCTCATTGGAAAGAAATGCTTGTTAACGGCTGGGATGAAATCGATGTTACATTAAAGTACGACGAGGCAATTGCAGTATTCGAGCAAAATAGAAACATAGGATAACTATATGGCGTGTTGGACCCTCTATTGTGGGTCCAACACTTTTTTATAGGGAGAATTTCTAAGCTTTTTGTGTTTGAGTTAATAAGTCGGTAACCAAGGTGAGGATTGGTAAAAAGGTAATCGAGCCTGTAAAGCTAGGAATTGTTGTGCACGAGTAATGAATAGTGGTTAATCGATACTGTGAAGGCAAAAAGAGTTTGTAAGAGGTAACGAATAGTGGTTAATCGATACCGTGAAGGCAAAAAGAGTTTGTAAGAGGTAACGAATAGTGGTTAATCGATACTGTGAAGGCAAAAAGAGTTTGTA
Protein-coding regions in this window:
- the leuD gene encoding 3-isopropylmalate dehydratase small subunit, encoding MEALVIHRGKAASLDRVNVDTDQIIPKQFLKRIERTGFGQFAFFDWRFNNDGSENENFELNLPENKGASILVSGENFGCGSSREHAPWALQDYGFQVIIAPSFGDIFYNNCLKNGVLPIRLEEESVRALLNAAKAADYVLTVDLPNQKVIDQSGNEYAFEIDPHWKEMLVNGWDEIDVTLKYDEAIAVFEQNRNIG
- the leuC gene encoding 3-isopropylmalate dehydratase large subunit — translated: MGSPKTIIEKIWESHAVVSEVGKPSLLYIDLHLVHEVTSPQAFEGLRLKGRKVRRPDLTFATMDHNVPTDDRFTITDEIAKKQIDTLAENCKAFGVEIADLNSPDQGIVHVIGPELGLTQPGKTIVCGDSHTSTHGAFGALAFGIGTSEVEHVLATQTLWQVKPKTLQVEVTGKLPIGVTAKDIILAFIAKYGVNFGTGYVIEYTGEAIRSLSMDERMTICNMSIEAGAKAGLVSPDETTINYLKGRKFAPQGEAFEKAAEQWLQLASDEGATYDKTVTLKGEEIEPQVTWGTNPSMGISINSTIPRPEDFESEVDQKAVRSALEYMGLEGGTPISEVEIQHVFIGSCTNSRLSDLQAAATVVKGQKVHPGVRAMVVPGSQNIKKQAEELGLDKIFLDAGFEWRESGCSMCLGMNPDIVPEKERCASTSNRNFEGRQGKGARTHLVSPEMAAAAAIAGHFVDVRNFSKETVNQ
- the leuB gene encoding 3-isopropylmalate dehydrogenase, with amino-acid sequence MDKKIAVLPGDGIGKEIVTGAISVLEVIAEKFGHTFKFDFARIGGEAIDQDQTPLPAETVQKCKSSDAILLGAVGGPKWDQNPPEMRPEKGLLAIRKELGLFANLRPVQAFSSLADASTLKREVIENVDLMIVRELTGGIYFGAPRERRVDENGKQMAVDTMTYTNEEIERIIRKGFELAAVRNKKLTSVDKANVLETSRVWREIAIEVAKDYPEVELEHMLVDNAAMQLIRNPKQFDVMVTENMFGDILSDEASMLTGSLGMLPSASLSAEGPGLYEPCHGSAPDIAGQNKANPLATILSAAMMLKYSFNLLKEGDIIEQAVQQVLEKGHRTADLAAGTDTVLSTDQMVEQVINEIKGICESVTMSANS